From Fundidesulfovibrio terrae, a single genomic window includes:
- a CDS encoding desulfoferrodoxin, whose amino-acid sequence MTEKNGVYKCDICGNIVEVLHTGGGDLVCCGQPMKYFQENTVDAAKEKHVPVIEKTANGFKVMVGAVAHPMEEKHYIEFIEVMADGKVYRQDLQPGQKPEAEFCIAAEKIVAREYCNIHGLWKAE is encoded by the coding sequence ATGACCGAGAAAAACGGCGTCTACAAATGTGATATCTGCGGCAATATCGTCGAAGTCCTGCACACCGGCGGCGGAGATCTGGTCTGCTGCGGGCAGCCCATGAAGTACTTCCAGGAGAACACCGTGGACGCCGCCAAGGAAAAGCACGTCCCGGTCATCGAGAAGACCGCCAACGGATTCAAGGTGATGGTGGGCGCCGTGGCGCATCCCATGGAGGAGAAGCACTACATCGAGTTCATCGAGGTCATGGCCGACGGCAAGGTCTACCGCCAGGACCTGCAGCCCGGACAGAAGCCCGAGGCCGAGTTCTGCATCGCCGCCGAGAAGATCGTGGCTCGGGAGTACTGCAACATCCACGGCCTCTGGAAAGCGGAGTAA
- a CDS encoding ferritin, with amino-acid sequence MLSKKMEQALNDQVKWELWSSYLYLSMSSYFQDMGLVGFANWMQVQEQEEKFHATKFYNYTIERGGRIKLQTLEAPENTWKSPLIAFQETLKHEQGVTARINALMDLAIKEKDHATASYLKWFIDEQVEEEANVQDVINKLKLVEGNPSALYLLDKELAVRVFTPPTTAA; translated from the coding sequence ATGCTCAGCAAGAAGATGGAACAGGCCCTGAACGATCAGGTCAAATGGGAATTGTGGTCCTCTTACCTGTATCTCTCGATGTCCTCCTATTTCCAGGATATGGGTCTGGTGGGCTTCGCCAACTGGATGCAGGTTCAGGAGCAGGAAGAGAAGTTCCACGCCACCAAATTCTACAACTATACCATCGAACGCGGCGGCCGTATCAAGCTGCAGACCCTCGAAGCCCCCGAGAACACCTGGAAAAGCCCCCTGATCGCCTTCCAGGAGACTCTCAAGCACGAGCAGGGCGTCACCGCGCGCATCAACGCCCTGATGGACCTGGCCATCAAGGAGAAGGACCACGCCACCGCCTCCTACCTGAAGTGGTTCATCGACGAACAGGTGGAGGAAGAGGCCAACGTGCAGGACGTGATCAACAAGCTCAAGCTCGTGGAGGGCAACCCCTCGGCCCTGTACCTGCTCGACAAGGAGCTGGCCGTGCGGGTGTTCACTCCGCCCACGACGGCCGCCTAG